The Triticum aestivum cultivar Chinese Spring chromosome 7B, IWGSC CS RefSeq v2.1, whole genome shotgun sequence genome window below encodes:
- the LOC123160114 gene encoding uncharacterized protein yields the protein MDAVESTSPYSPPSLRHKLRTTVCGCFGSPSSPASGGERPQSGGRARWRRRVAAAGQFRYDPLSYALNFDDGGSGSGSDDGAEAEDAAFPYRNFNSRLPPSPAPASRAAIA from the coding sequence ATGGACGCTGTGGAGTCCACTTCGCCGTACTCGCCACCGTCGCTGCGCCACAAGCTGCGGACCACAGTGTGCGGCTGCTTCGGCTCGCCGTCGTCGCCCGCCAGCGGTGGGGAGAGGCCACAAAGTGGCGGCAGGGCCAGGTGGAGGAGGCGCGTGGCGGCCGCGGGGCAGTTCAGGTACGACCCGCTCAGCTACGCGCTCAACTTCGacgacggcggcagcggcagcggcagcgacgacggcgCGGAAGCAGAGGACGCGGCCTTCCCGTACCGGAACTTCAACTCGCGCCTGCCACCCTCGCCGGCGCCGGCCTCCCGAGCCGCCATCGCCTGA